From Nitrospirota bacterium, one genomic window encodes:
- a CDS encoding beta-ketoacyl-ACP synthase III — protein MRVDPCGTETYNPAILAVTRTVQIPMIRTRIIGTGSYLPERVVTNREVGASLGIEPDAVSRLTGIQERRWAAASQASSDLAVEAARQALEAAGLPVSDVGAIVLSTTSPDSVFPSTACHVQRMLGCPAIPAFDVAASCSGFLYGLSMADAMIRSGQIKTCLVVAAEVKSRFLDPADGDTVLLFGDGAGAVVLRGEPEVGHPSRGLMGLRLHADGAQHGLISIPAGGSRLPTTLETVEAKRHTLRMQGAPLFRLAVKRLEQAILEIVKECGVDIHDLAQLVLHQANGRIISQLTKRLGVSPERVCSVIGQYGNTSSASVPIALDYAVRSGKIVPHDLVLLGSFGGGVTWAAGLVRW, from the coding sequence ATGCGAGTTGACCCCTGTGGCACCGAGACCTATAATCCCGCCATTCTTGCAGTGACCCGCACAGTACAGATACCTATGATACGGACAAGGATTATTGGGACGGGCTCGTACCTCCCTGAACGGGTGGTGACGAATCGCGAGGTGGGGGCGTCGTTGGGTATTGAGCCTGACGCGGTCTCTCGCCTGACAGGGATTCAGGAGCGTCGTTGGGCCGCGGCATCCCAAGCCTCCTCCGATCTTGCCGTGGAAGCCGCCAGGCAGGCGCTTGAGGCTGCAGGACTTCCGGTTTCTGACGTAGGGGCGATCGTGCTGTCGACGACCTCTCCCGACTCGGTTTTCCCCTCGACGGCGTGCCATGTTCAGCGGATGCTGGGTTGTCCCGCGATACCGGCATTCGATGTGGCGGCTTCCTGCTCAGGCTTTCTTTATGGACTCTCGATGGCCGATGCGATGATTCGGAGCGGTCAGATCAAGACCTGCTTGGTGGTCGCCGCCGAGGTAAAGTCTCGTTTCCTCGATCCTGCTGACGGCGATACAGTGCTGTTATTCGGCGATGGAGCCGGTGCGGTGGTGCTGCGGGGGGAACCGGAGGTGGGTCACCCGAGCCGGGGGCTTATGGGGCTCCGCCTCCATGCGGACGGTGCCCAGCATGGTTTGATTTCCATCCCCGCAGGTGGGTCGCGCCTGCCGACGACATTGGAAACGGTTGAGGCGAAGCGTCATACGTTGCGGATGCAAGGGGCACCGCTTTTTCGTTTGGCGGTCAAACGATTGGAGCAGGCCATCCTCGAGATCGTGAAAGAATGCGGTGTCGATATTCACGATCTCGCGCAGCTGGTCTTGCACCAAGCCAACGGGCGAATTATCAGCCAGCTGACGAAGCGGCTGGGAGTTTCGCCGGAACGAGTTTGTTCCGTGATCGGGCAGTATGGTAATACCTCGTCGGCATCAGTGCCGATCGCGCTCGACTACGCAGTCCGCT
- the bamD gene encoding outer membrane protein assembly factor BamD — protein sequence MIRSFPSFTIAPRLATALGLCTAIFCIITACSSTPKPQDTAKKALSGTDEQIFLGDTIEKNYDPNVIMKRGEAFFEKEEYTEAIVEYNHFLDLHRTHTLASYAAFRIGESQMKRAKGIDRDPDPVQKAIEAFDRLRKDFQGSRYDGQALQKIQECHDLLAQMHLFVGQFYYRRGSYLAAAHRFEQIMKLYPDKSVAPDALYFLALSYHDLGADDWASEQLTLLAEKYPANVHAGEGKSLLAKIGNGKSAPLLAKQTEPAPSVSSPTTASSGNQLSLAAGLLPSVPTGSFRLPSASALGLGQSFVTCRLGAWC from the coding sequence ATGATACGCTCATTTCCCAGCTTCACGATTGCACCACGGCTGGCAACGGCTCTTGGCCTTTGCACAGCCATTTTCTGCATCATCACGGCCTGCTCCAGTACACCCAAGCCCCAAGATACGGCTAAGAAAGCCCTGAGCGGGACCGACGAGCAGATCTTCTTAGGCGACACGATCGAGAAAAATTACGACCCCAACGTCATCATGAAGCGAGGCGAAGCGTTCTTCGAGAAAGAGGAATACACGGAAGCCATCGTGGAATATAACCACTTCCTCGATCTCCATCGCACCCATACCCTCGCCTCCTATGCCGCCTTCCGGATCGGAGAAAGCCAGATGAAACGGGCCAAGGGGATCGATCGCGACCCGGACCCAGTCCAGAAAGCCATCGAAGCCTTTGATCGGCTGCGGAAAGACTTTCAAGGCAGCCGGTACGACGGACAAGCACTCCAGAAGATCCAGGAATGCCACGATCTCCTCGCGCAGATGCATCTCTTCGTGGGGCAATTCTATTATCGACGGGGCTCCTATCTGGCCGCCGCACATCGCTTCGAACAAATCATGAAGCTGTATCCCGACAAGTCGGTCGCACCAGACGCCTTGTACTTCCTGGCGCTCAGCTACCATGACTTGGGTGCAGACGATTGGGCCAGTGAACAACTAACTCTCTTGGCAGAAAAGTACCCGGCCAACGTGCATGCAGGCGAGGGAAAGAGCTTGCTCGCGAAAATTGGCAACGGAAAGTCTGCTCCACTTTTGGCGAAACAAACCGAGCCCGCGCCATCTGTGAGTTCACCGACCACCGCTTCATCGGGAAACCAACTCAGCCTTGCGGCAGGACTCCTCCCCTCTGTCCCGACCGGATCCTTCCGCCTTCCTTCTGCCTCGGCATTGGGGTTAGGCCAATCGTTTGTGACCTGCCGCCTCGGCGCTTGGTGCTGA
- a CDS encoding geranylgeranyl reductase family protein produces MSTLSNVNVYDALVVGMGPAGATAAYQLSRAGLSVLGLDKATHPRYKVCGGGLSARIDGILEDDYKSVVEQTIYGIQFSYRGADPFFLDSSSPIAYMVMRDRFDCFLAEKARRAGTEVHEDELVMSCLQLPDGVEVTTDRGRYVAKVLIGADGANSMVAQQLFPGRRSRRMAALESEVPIGIAPQYPGTGRALIDIGATPAGYAWIFPKQERLSIGVGDLRGGLASPKKVFDQFVQHEQGLASWKVPHPTGHPLPVFSEYGEADRESVGLVRGRALLVGDAGHLVDPLFGEGIYYAVRSGQLAAESILNQVKDSRYSLAEYEDAVRHEIYEEFLVAARVASVVYSYPRFCHHHLPRYQHIVMLYYDVLRGRETYRTFYAKAKSLIKLSLKDLLLEAVSFR; encoded by the coding sequence ATGTCAACGCTGTCCAACGTCAACGTCTACGATGCCTTGGTTGTCGGTATGGGGCCGGCTGGCGCCACCGCTGCCTATCAGTTGAGTCGAGCCGGGCTGTCTGTCCTCGGACTCGATAAGGCGACGCATCCACGATACAAGGTTTGCGGTGGCGGGTTGTCGGCCAGGATAGACGGCATCCTGGAAGACGATTACAAGTCGGTCGTTGAGCAGACGATCTACGGCATACAGTTTTCTTACCGCGGCGCGGACCCCTTCTTCCTCGATTCCTCCAGCCCGATCGCTTACATGGTTATGCGTGACCGGTTCGACTGTTTCCTTGCGGAGAAAGCGAGGCGAGCGGGCACCGAGGTGCACGAAGACGAGCTGGTGATGTCTTGCCTGCAGCTTCCAGACGGCGTTGAAGTGACGACGGATCGTGGCCGGTATGTGGCGAAGGTTCTGATTGGGGCGGATGGGGCGAATAGCATGGTGGCGCAGCAGTTATTCCCGGGACGCCGGAGCCGCCGGATGGCGGCCTTGGAGAGTGAAGTCCCGATCGGAATCGCACCCCAGTATCCCGGCACCGGTCGTGCGCTCATCGATATCGGTGCGACGCCCGCAGGGTATGCCTGGATTTTTCCGAAGCAGGAACGGCTCTCCATCGGCGTGGGGGATCTTCGCGGAGGGCTCGCGAGTCCGAAGAAGGTGTTCGATCAGTTCGTGCAGCATGAGCAGGGATTGGCTTCATGGAAGGTTCCGCATCCGACCGGCCATCCACTCCCGGTCTTCAGTGAGTATGGCGAGGCCGATCGGGAGTCAGTCGGATTAGTGCGAGGCCGCGCCTTACTGGTGGGAGATGCGGGGCATCTGGTCGATCCCTTATTCGGCGAAGGCATTTATTACGCAGTACGGTCGGGGCAGCTGGCCGCAGAATCGATTCTGAACCAGGTCAAGGATTCGCGATATTCGCTGGCCGAGTACGAAGATGCCGTCAGGCATGAGATTTACGAGGAGTTTCTGGTGGCGGCTCGTGTGGCGAGTGTTGTCTATTCGTATCCGCGTTTCTGCCACCACCACCTGCCCCGTTATCAACACATCGTCATGCTCTATTACGACGTACTCCGTGGGCGTGAAACCTACCGTACGTTTTATGCCAAGGCGAAGAGTCTGATCAAATTATCCCTCAAGGACTTGCTCCTCGAAGCCGTTTCGTTCCGTTGA
- a CDS encoding cytochrome c biogenesis CcdA family protein gives MSQSITNISLVAAFSAGLLSFVSPCVLPLVPSYISYITGLSIEQLTDSTVRSKFKKSIVVNALLFIAGFTTVFVSFGASASFIGQALITYQDHIRRIGGILIIIFGLYLLGILNISFLKMEHRFQFRSRPVGYVGSFLIGIAFAAGWTPCVGPVLGTILLYASTTDSLLNGVLLLTSYSMGLGLPLFLTALGVDRFLAYFKQARLYLWGVSTVSGVLLIIVGVMIYANTLTMITGFLERQGIGWYLGQ, from the coding sequence TTGTCGCAATCGATCACGAATATTTCTCTTGTGGCGGCCTTTTCGGCCGGCTTGCTGTCGTTTGTGTCGCCCTGCGTGCTTCCACTGGTTCCCTCGTACATTTCCTACATTACCGGGCTCTCCATCGAACAACTCACCGATTCGACGGTGCGATCGAAGTTTAAGAAATCCATCGTCGTCAATGCCCTGTTGTTTATCGCCGGATTTACCACTGTCTTCGTATCTTTTGGCGCCTCTGCCAGCTTCATCGGACAGGCGTTGATTACCTATCAAGATCACATTCGACGGATCGGCGGAATCCTGATCATCATCTTCGGTCTCTACTTATTGGGGATCTTGAATATCAGCTTTCTGAAGATGGAACATCGTTTCCAATTCAGAAGCCGGCCGGTTGGGTATGTGGGGTCGTTCTTGATCGGTATCGCGTTTGCCGCAGGCTGGACGCCCTGCGTCGGGCCGGTGCTCGGGACTATCTTATTGTATGCCAGCACCACTGATTCGTTGTTGAACGGGGTCTTGTTGCTGACGAGTTATTCGATGGGATTGGGATTGCCGTTGTTTCTTACGGCCCTGGGAGTCGATCGATTTCTCGCCTATTTCAAGCAGGCGCGCCTGTATTTGTGGGGAGTTTCGACCGTGAGTGGGGTGTTGCTCATCATCGTGGGCGTCATGATTTATGCCAATACCCTCACGATGATTACCGGATTTTTAGAACGGCAGGGAATTGGTTGGTACCTCGGTCAGTGA
- a CDS encoding TlpA disulfide reductase family protein, which produces MRLVIVGIVAMLMVTLVGIGGAAAPDILPVAERNAVKLGEPAPNFRLRDLNGQMVSLSDLRGKVVLLNFWATWCGPCRVEMPAMEELYRTFSRNDFEILAVSTDAQGASVTRPFQQENHLTFPILHDADYRVGLTYGARSLPMTFMVDRQGIVRHQIFGARDWAAAEAHQLVQMLMKS; this is translated from the coding sequence ATGAGGTTGGTCATTGTTGGAATCGTGGCCATGCTGATGGTTACGCTGGTGGGGATCGGTGGGGCGGCAGCGCCGGATATTCTGCCGGTTGCTGAACGCAACGCCGTGAAGCTGGGTGAGCCAGCCCCGAACTTTCGCCTTCGAGATTTGAACGGCCAGATGGTTTCACTGTCTGACTTGCGTGGCAAAGTGGTGTTGTTGAATTTTTGGGCAACCTGGTGCGGCCCTTGCCGGGTGGAGATGCCGGCGATGGAAGAGCTCTACCGGACATTTTCACGGAATGATTTTGAAATTCTCGCTGTGTCTACCGATGCGCAAGGCGCATCGGTCACCAGGCCGTTTCAGCAAGAGAACCACCTGACGTTCCCCATCCTCCACGATGCCGATTATCGTGTAGGCTTGACCTATGGGGCCAGGAGTCTTCCTATGACCTTTATGGTCGACCGGCAAGGAATTGTCAGACACCAAATTTTTGGCGCGCGCGACTGGGCAGCGGCGGAGGCACATCAGCTGGTGCAGATGTTGATGAAGTCCTAG
- a CDS encoding TlpA disulfide reductase family protein, whose product MIVLVGAAILAVVFGIVWMQSAQYELLTVGKPAPDFVLTDLNDKSQKLSDFRGKVVFLNFWATWCKPCREEMPSMEVLHKNFEKDGLVVLAVSIDRVTTTKDIPPFIKGMNLTFPVLIDSWGKTDKPYKRMGVPETFIIDQQGVIREIVIGPRDWTRLDSLQVLTKLLNVTPKAADAQSLDGGARKG is encoded by the coding sequence TTGATCGTCTTGGTCGGCGCCGCCATTCTCGCGGTGGTGTTCGGAATCGTGTGGATGCAGAGCGCTCAGTATGAGCTGTTGACGGTGGGGAAGCCGGCGCCTGACTTTGTCCTGACCGATCTGAACGACAAATCCCAGAAGCTCTCGGACTTTCGCGGCAAGGTGGTGTTTCTGAATTTTTGGGCGACCTGGTGCAAACCCTGCCGTGAAGAAATGCCTTCGATGGAAGTGCTCCATAAAAACTTCGAGAAGGACGGCCTGGTGGTTCTGGCGGTCAGCATCGATCGCGTGACGACGACTAAAGACATTCCTCCGTTCATCAAGGGCATGAATCTGACCTTCCCTGTCTTGATCGATTCCTGGGGAAAGACCGATAAGCCCTATAAACGTATGGGCGTACCGGAAACGTTTATCATCGACCAGCAGGGCGTCATTCGAGAGATTGTGATCGGGCCGCGGGACTGGACAAGACTCGATAGTCTGCAAGTGTTGACCAAGTTGCTCAATGTGACTCCCAAAGCCGCCGATGCTCAATCATTGGATGGTGGAGCGAGGAAGGGATGA
- the ccsB gene encoding c-type cytochrome biogenesis protein CcsB: protein MVRSLFLFDMTFWLYLAALTLYIAYLFARRPAMALAPAGHSTDNFDERDGAWATQLGQIATLITVFGWIVNTGALFTRAFERMQTSGTFAPWSNQFEAMAYVSWAIILGYVLLELRYKIKAIGAFVVGIGFIAMGAASLLPYRYQTAEPLVPALNSYWIYIHVSITLTSYAAFAMAGGLGVMYLFKERAERRGSTSRFYAAFPDLETIDELGYKAITVGFPLLAFGIILGAMWANYAWGGYWSWDPKETWSLIVWLIYGAYIHARMTRGWEGHRAAVYAIFGFLMVVFCFWGVNFLLSGLHAYA, encoded by the coding sequence ATGGTCCGATCCCTGTTTCTGTTCGACATGACGTTTTGGCTCTATCTTGCCGCGCTGACCCTCTATATTGCCTATCTCTTTGCGCGCCGTCCGGCGATGGCCTTGGCTCCTGCCGGTCACTCAACGGATAACTTCGATGAACGCGACGGAGCCTGGGCTACGCAGTTGGGTCAGATCGCCACCTTGATTACGGTGTTCGGGTGGATTGTGAATACCGGTGCCCTGTTCACGCGAGCCTTCGAGCGGATGCAGACGTCAGGAACCTTTGCCCCCTGGTCCAATCAGTTCGAGGCGATGGCCTATGTGTCCTGGGCGATCATTCTGGGCTATGTGCTGTTGGAGTTGCGCTACAAGATCAAAGCCATCGGCGCCTTTGTGGTGGGCATCGGGTTCATTGCGATGGGTGCGGCGTCGCTGTTGCCCTATCGATATCAGACGGCCGAACCGCTCGTGCCGGCGTTGAATAGCTATTGGATTTATATCCATGTGTCGATCACGCTGACCAGCTATGCGGCATTTGCGATGGCCGGGGGCCTGGGCGTGATGTACCTCTTTAAGGAGCGGGCGGAACGACGGGGGAGCACCTCCCGCTTCTACGCCGCCTTTCCGGATCTCGAGACCATCGATGAGTTAGGTTATAAAGCCATTACGGTCGGTTTTCCCTTGCTGGCCTTCGGCATTATCCTTGGGGCGATGTGGGCCAACTATGCATGGGGCGGTTATTGGAGTTGGGATCCGAAAGAGACCTGGTCTCTGATCGTCTGGCTGATCTACGGAGCCTACATCCATGCCAGGATGACGCGCGGGTGGGAGGGGCACCGTGCCGCTGTCTATGCGATCTTCGGCTTCTTGATGGTCGTCTTTTGTTTTTGGGGTGTGAACTTCTTGCTCTCAGGCCTCCATGCCTATGCATAA
- a CDS encoding cytochrome c biogenesis protein ResB has translation MNGQSDAIPERQSPRSPAPRLGWEEFSRELVEFFASIKLAMFLFLFIAITATIGTVIQQNERPESYIQEYGENTYRWFLRLGFIDVYHTWWFTSLLGLLCVNSLTCFYKRFPGVWRSMKQDRVSVSLDFVKGMKQQAEVSIASSKEVVSQQLAQHFIEKGYKVLAKNDPGEVTIYATKGVLGRVGAHMAHLSATVIIVGGLIGTYYGFQEFGVCLEGQTYHIPRGNFDIKVDKFWIDYHENGSVKSYNSTLTVIDGGKSAVTKTISVNDPLVYKGIWFYQSSYGDSWDQVEVARVNIKDKATDKVLKTVDLEWHKEQAVADLDLKLSITDFVADFAFNSTEKKVFSKTVEHANPAIRLAVNERSSVQSTPWVFYQFPDLFDIKESKYQFELVAYKPKKFTGLQIAKNPGINIVWTGSTMIVVGITLSSFIFHRRIWMKIVPAPEGVTVYVGGTTHKSQIDFQREFRKLTEKLRTFSASPV, from the coding sequence ATGAATGGTCAGTCGGACGCGATTCCCGAACGACAGAGCCCCCGATCCCCCGCTCCAAGGCTGGGATGGGAGGAGTTCTCCCGCGAACTCGTCGAGTTCTTCGCCTCGATCAAGCTGGCGATGTTCCTGTTTCTGTTCATCGCCATCACTGCCACGATCGGGACGGTGATCCAACAGAACGAACGGCCGGAATCCTATATTCAAGAGTACGGAGAGAATACCTATCGGTGGTTTCTCCGGCTGGGGTTCATCGACGTCTATCACACCTGGTGGTTTACCAGTCTCCTCGGGCTCCTCTGCGTCAACTCGCTTACCTGTTTCTATAAGCGATTCCCCGGTGTTTGGCGGTCGATGAAACAAGACCGGGTCAGCGTATCGCTGGACTTTGTGAAGGGGATGAAGCAGCAGGCTGAGGTCTCGATCGCAAGCAGCAAGGAAGTCGTGTCCCAGCAGTTGGCCCAGCATTTTATCGAAAAGGGCTACAAGGTCCTGGCGAAAAATGACCCGGGTGAGGTGACGATCTATGCGACGAAAGGGGTCCTGGGACGCGTCGGCGCGCATATGGCGCATTTGAGTGCGACCGTGATTATCGTCGGTGGTCTGATCGGCACCTATTACGGTTTCCAGGAGTTCGGGGTCTGTCTCGAAGGGCAGACCTACCATATCCCGCGGGGCAACTTCGACATCAAGGTCGATAAATTCTGGATCGACTATCACGAGAACGGGTCCGTGAAGTCTTACAACAGTACTCTGACTGTTATTGACGGGGGCAAGTCGGCTGTTACCAAGACCATCTCGGTCAACGATCCCCTCGTCTACAAAGGCATTTGGTTCTATCAATCCAGTTACGGGGATTCCTGGGATCAGGTCGAGGTGGCGCGGGTCAACATTAAGGATAAAGCGACGGACAAGGTCCTCAAGACCGTCGATCTGGAGTGGCACAAGGAGCAGGCGGTTGCGGATCTCGATCTGAAGCTATCGATCACCGATTTCGTGGCGGACTTTGCCTTCAATTCGACGGAGAAGAAGGTATTTTCCAAGACCGTGGAACATGCGAATCCCGCGATTAGATTGGCGGTGAATGAGCGGAGCTCGGTCCAGTCGACGCCCTGGGTGTTCTATCAGTTCCCGGACCTCTTCGATATTAAAGAGTCGAAATACCAGTTCGAATTGGTGGCGTACAAGCCGAAGAAATTTACCGGTCTTCAGATCGCCAAGAATCCCGGAATCAATATCGTCTGGACCGGCTCGACCATGATCGTGGTGGGGATTACCCTCTCGTCCTTTATCTTCCACCGCCGGATCTGGATGAAGATCGTTCCGGCTCCGGAGGGGGTGACGGTCTATGTCGGCGGCACGACGCACAAGAGCCAGATCGACTTTCAGCGGGAGTTTCGAAAGCTGACGGAGAAGCTCCGCACCTTCTCGGCCTCTCCAGTGTAA
- the metK gene encoding methionine adenosyltransferase produces the protein MRTNYLFTSESVTEGHPDKIADQISDGILDAIIAKDKFARVACETMLTTGIAFVAGEISTKAYVEIPDIIREVIKDVGYCDAAWGFDYHTCSVLTAIHQQSGDISMGVDSGGAGDQGLMFGFASDETSELMPMPIVLAHRLTKRLAEVRKKNILPWVRPDGKSQVTVEYKNGKPVRIDTIVVSTQHSPDVTNKQIERDIMEKVIRPMMPKGLYDPTSVKHHINPTGRFVVGGPMGDTGLTGRKIIVDTYGGHGSHGGGCFSGKDPTKVDRSASYMARYIAKNIVAAGLARKCEVQLAYAIGVADPVSVLVDTMDTERVAVENLDKLVRKHFPLTPLGIINHLKLRRPIFRKTAAYGHFGRNEPEFTWEKTDKAKILRKDAGL, from the coding sequence ATGAGAACTAACTACCTGTTCACATCAGAGTCTGTGACAGAAGGACATCCCGACAAGATCGCCGACCAGATCTCCGACGGAATCCTGGATGCGATCATCGCAAAAGATAAGTTTGCCCGGGTCGCCTGCGAAACAATGCTCACAACCGGCATTGCCTTCGTGGCGGGTGAAATTTCCACCAAAGCCTATGTCGAGATTCCCGATATCATTCGCGAGGTCATTAAAGACGTCGGCTACTGCGACGCCGCCTGGGGCTTCGACTACCATACCTGTTCCGTCCTCACTGCCATTCACCAACAGTCCGGCGACATTTCCATGGGCGTGGATTCCGGTGGCGCCGGCGACCAGGGACTGATGTTTGGCTTTGCCAGCGACGAGACCTCCGAACTCATGCCTATGCCGATCGTCCTCGCCCATCGGCTCACCAAGCGGCTAGCCGAAGTCCGGAAGAAAAACATCCTCCCTTGGGTCCGTCCCGATGGAAAATCCCAGGTCACCGTGGAGTACAAGAACGGGAAACCGGTCCGGATCGACACCATCGTCGTGTCGACCCAACATAGCCCCGACGTGACCAACAAGCAGATCGAACGCGACATCATGGAGAAAGTCATCCGCCCCATGATGCCGAAAGGGCTCTACGATCCAACGAGCGTGAAACACCACATCAATCCTACCGGCCGCTTCGTGGTCGGCGGTCCGATGGGCGACACAGGGCTGACGGGCCGCAAGATCATCGTCGACACCTACGGCGGTCACGGCAGCCATGGCGGCGGCTGCTTCTCCGGCAAGGATCCCACGAAAGTGGACCGGTCGGCCTCGTATATGGCCCGCTACATCGCGAAAAACATCGTCGCCGCCGGGCTAGCTAGAAAATGCGAAGTACAGCTCGCTTATGCAATCGGCGTCGCCGATCCAGTCTCAGTGCTGGTCGACACGATGGACACGGAAAGGGTGGCGGTCGAGAATCTGGACAAGCTTGTGCGGAAGCACTTCCCCTTGACCCCACTTGGCATCATCAACCATCTCAAGCTCCGCCGGCCGATCTTCCGAAAGACCGCCGCCTATGGGCACTTCGGCCGGAACGAGCCGGAATTCACCTGGGAAAAGACCGACAAGGCCAAAATCTTGCGCAAAGACGCAGGTCTATAG
- the ahcY gene encoding adenosylhomocysteinase has product MEYDVKDMKLADQGKLKIEWAEATMPVLRLIKKRFLKEKPFKGLRMTACLHVTTETANLMKTLQAGGADVRLCASNPLSTQDEIAAALVKHDGIPTFAIKGEDNKTYYKHIQSAIAHKPQITMDDGADVVSLIHSKRKDLLKYVIGGTEETTTGVIRLRSMAEKKVLKFPVISVNDADTKHLFDNRYGTGQSTIDGIIRATNRLICGTTFVVAGYGWCGRGIAMRAKGMGADVVVTEIDPIKAIEAVMDGFRVMPMEQAALIGDFFVTVTGNLKVIRSEHFAAMKEGAIVCNSGHFNVELDIPALEKLSKRKRLIRPGVEQFTLKTGHRVSLLGEGRLVNLATAEGHPSSVMDMSFANQALGAEYLVKNYKKLEKKVYPVPPVIDKEIARLKLAGMGMKIDTLTKDQVKYLASWEMGT; this is encoded by the coding sequence GTGGAATACGATGTGAAGGATATGAAGTTAGCAGACCAGGGCAAACTCAAGATTGAATGGGCCGAAGCCACCATGCCGGTGCTGCGGCTGATCAAAAAGCGCTTCCTGAAGGAAAAGCCCTTCAAGGGCCTGCGCATGACCGCCTGTCTCCATGTGACGACCGAAACCGCCAATTTGATGAAGACGCTCCAGGCCGGCGGAGCCGATGTCCGGCTCTGCGCCTCTAATCCGCTGAGCACCCAAGACGAGATCGCAGCGGCGCTCGTGAAACATGACGGCATTCCGACGTTCGCCATTAAAGGCGAAGACAACAAGACCTACTACAAGCACATTCAATCGGCAATCGCCCACAAGCCGCAAATCACGATGGACGACGGAGCCGATGTCGTCTCGCTCATCCATTCCAAGCGGAAGGATTTGCTCAAGTATGTGATCGGCGGCACGGAAGAGACCACCACCGGCGTCATCCGGCTCCGCAGCATGGCCGAGAAGAAAGTACTGAAGTTCCCCGTCATCTCCGTGAACGACGCCGACACGAAGCACCTGTTCGACAACCGCTACGGGACCGGCCAGAGCACGATCGACGGGATCATCCGCGCCACGAACCGCTTGATCTGCGGCACCACCTTCGTCGTCGCCGGCTACGGCTGGTGCGGACGCGGGATCGCGATGCGCGCTAAGGGCATGGGCGCCGACGTCGTCGTCACCGAGATCGATCCGATCAAGGCGATTGAAGCGGTCATGGACGGGTTCCGCGTCATGCCGATGGAACAGGCCGCGTTGATCGGCGATTTCTTCGTCACGGTCACCGGCAACCTCAAAGTCATTCGCAGTGAGCACTTCGCGGCGATGAAGGAAGGGGCCATCGTCTGCAACTCAGGCCACTTCAACGTCGAGCTGGATATTCCGGCCTTGGAGAAATTAAGCAAGAGAAAGCGCCTCATCAGACCGGGCGTCGAGCAATTCACGCTGAAGACGGGCCATCGGGTCAGCCTCCTCGGCGAGGGACGGCTCGTGAACCTGGCAACGGCCGAGGGCCATCCTTCCAGCGTCATGGACATGAGCTTCGCGAACCAGGCGCTCGGGGCCGAGTACTTGGTGAAGAATTACAAGAAGCTGGAAAAGAAGGTCTACCCGGTCCCCCCGGTGATCGACAAGGAAATCGCCAGGCTCAAACTCGCGGGCATGGGGATGAAGATCGATACGTTGACGAAAGATCAAGTGAAGTATCTTGCGTCGTGGGAAATGGGCACCTAG
- a CDS encoding response regulator has protein sequence MATILLIAEEGILLEQLDAALRLLGHTITLATEVQTGWMLFESTHPGITILSLDFAEAAGIDLLRKLRAADPEAVVIGLTGDETGEQYRAARELGASVVLQKPFMPADLDQALRQLSPSADSAGPSGCPMASVLVVDDEVPILQLLRKTLKGAGYQVWEALSGTEGLRQVCAQPIDVVITDILMSDMDGLEMIGELHRNFPKIRIIVISGGSKYLNYCAVAKMLGAHETLNKPFELQQLLDAVARQVGEISQSDSRATDPSS, from the coding sequence ATGGCGACGATTCTTCTGATTGCAGAAGAAGGGATACTGCTTGAGCAGCTGGATGCCGCATTACGCCTGTTGGGGCATACGATCACCCTCGCAACCGAGGTACAGACGGGGTGGATGCTGTTCGAGTCAACGCATCCCGGCATCACCATACTGAGCCTCGACTTTGCAGAAGCTGCTGGGATTGATCTGCTCCGGAAGCTGCGGGCCGCCGATCCTGAAGCGGTTGTCATCGGGTTAACAGGGGATGAAACAGGCGAGCAGTATCGTGCAGCCCGTGAGTTGGGCGCCAGCGTGGTACTTCAGAAGCCGTTCATGCCGGCGGATTTGGACCAGGCCCTTCGCCAGCTGTCACCATCGGCTGACTCTGCTGGTCCAAGTGGCTGCCCAATGGCCTCTGTCCTTGTCGTCGATGATGAGGTGCCGATCCTGCAACTCCTTCGCAAGACGCTCAAAGGGGCTGGCTACCAGGTCTGGGAGGCATTATCAGGGACTGAGGGCCTGCGCCAGGTCTGTGCACAGCCCATTGATGTGGTGATCACCGATATCCTGATGTCAGACATGGATGGTCTGGAGATGATCGGGGAGCTGCATCGGAACTTCCCGAAAATCCGGATCATCGTGATATCCGGCGGAAGCAAATACTTGAATTACTGTGCTGTAGCCAAGATGTTGGGTGCCCACGAGACACTAAACAAGCCGTTTGAGCTGCAACAGCTCCTGGATGCAGTCGCCCGGCAGGTTGGCGAGATATCTCAATCGGATAGCAGGGCGACCGACCCCTCCTCGTAG